In Saccharothrix violaceirubra, the following are encoded in one genomic region:
- a CDS encoding TrmH family RNA methyltransferase has protein sequence MIEIDDPADPRLDDFRDLSTADRRPDRPGGRGLVIAEGVVVVERLLRSPYPVRAFLGVRRRIEALGPDLPAPAYVTSADVMAEVVGFHLNRGVLAAADRAPRLDPEALAESSRTLAVLEGVGDHENLGSLFRNAAALGVDGVLLAPGCSDPLYRRSVRVSMGHVLRVPFAHVDHWPGGLDLLRDKGFTTVALTPRADAVALADAGLRGRRVAVLLGAEGPGLSDAAIAAADVAVKIPMAEGVDSLNVATAGAVAFYAIV, from the coding sequence GTGATCGAGATCGACGACCCGGCCGACCCGCGGCTCGACGACTTCCGCGACCTGTCGACGGCCGACCGACGCCCGGACCGGCCCGGCGGGCGGGGCCTGGTGATCGCCGAGGGCGTGGTCGTCGTCGAACGCCTGCTGCGCAGCCCGTACCCGGTGCGCGCGTTCCTGGGCGTGCGCCGCCGGATCGAGGCGCTCGGCCCGGACCTGCCCGCGCCCGCCTACGTGACGTCCGCCGACGTCATGGCCGAGGTCGTCGGCTTCCACCTCAACCGGGGCGTGCTGGCCGCCGCCGACCGCGCGCCGCGCCTGGACCCCGAAGCCCTGGCCGAATCGTCGCGGACGCTCGCCGTGCTGGAGGGCGTTGGCGACCACGAGAACCTGGGTTCGTTGTTCCGCAACGCCGCCGCGCTCGGCGTGGACGGCGTGCTGCTGGCACCGGGGTGCAGCGATCCGCTCTACCGGCGCAGCGTCCGGGTCTCGATGGGGCACGTGCTGCGCGTGCCGTTCGCCCACGTCGACCACTGGCCCGGCGGTCTGGACCTGTTGCGGGACAAGGGTTTCACCACGGTCGCGCTCACGCCGCGCGCGGACGCCGTCGCGCTGGCCGACGCCGGGTTGCGCGGCCGGCGGGTGGCCGTGCTGCTCGGCGCGGAGGGCCCGGGGCTCAGCGACGCGGCGATCGCGGCGGCCGACGTGGCCGTGAAGATCCCGATGGCCGAGGGCGTCGACTCGCTGAACGTGGCGACGGCCGGTGCCGTCGCCTTCTACGCGATCGTCTGA
- a CDS encoding glutamate-cysteine ligase family protein, whose translation MGRGVSVRTFTREDRRRHRERVQRCLDALGTMLAEDTFSFPRQQMGLEIELNLVDGACRPAMANAEVLEKIGDPSFTLELGQHNLEVNVPPRELAGDETLGLERELRTLLASADDKAHDAGTSIVMIGVLPTLRQEHFHRRWLSDQPRYALLNDQIFAARGECAELVMEGSPLPGSAAERLDTYAESIVAEAACTSVQLHLQVAPGDFAAHWNVAQALAGVQVAIAANSPFLLGRALWHETRIPLFLQATDTRPAELRNQGVRPRVWFGERWITSIFDLFEENVRYFPALLPETGDEDPLDVLGAGGTPTLSELRLHNGTVWRWNRPVYDVVDGVPHLRVENRVLPAGPTVLDMMANAAFFYGAQRALATLDRPLWTQMSFQAAEENLYAGSRHGMGAQLYWPGIGWIPPDELVLRRLLPLAHEGLRACGVSDSARERYLGVIEARCLTRRTGSQWQRETVTLLEERGATREQALSGMLARYVELMHHGEPVHTWPVG comes from the coding sequence ATGGGTAGGGGAGTGTCCGTTCGGACGTTCACCAGGGAAGACCGCCGGCGCCACCGGGAACGGGTACAGCGATGTCTGGACGCCCTCGGCACCATGCTGGCCGAGGACACCTTCTCGTTCCCCCGACAGCAGATGGGACTGGAGATCGAGCTGAACCTGGTCGACGGCGCGTGCCGTCCGGCCATGGCCAACGCCGAGGTGCTGGAGAAGATCGGCGACCCGTCGTTCACGCTCGAACTCGGACAGCACAACCTTGAGGTCAACGTCCCGCCACGCGAACTGGCGGGCGACGAGACGCTCGGACTGGAACGGGAACTGCGCACGCTGTTGGCCTCGGCCGACGACAAGGCGCACGACGCGGGCACGTCGATCGTGATGATCGGCGTCCTGCCCACGTTGCGGCAGGAGCACTTCCACCGCCGCTGGCTGTCGGACCAGCCGCGTTACGCGCTGCTCAACGACCAGATCTTCGCCGCGCGCGGCGAGTGCGCGGAACTGGTCATGGAGGGCTCGCCGCTGCCCGGTTCGGCGGCCGAGAGACTCGACACGTACGCCGAGTCGATCGTGGCCGAGGCCGCGTGCACCTCGGTGCAGCTGCACCTCCAGGTGGCGCCGGGCGACTTCGCGGCGCACTGGAACGTGGCGCAGGCGTTGGCCGGCGTGCAGGTGGCGATCGCGGCGAACTCGCCGTTCCTGCTCGGCCGGGCGCTGTGGCACGAAACACGCATCCCGCTGTTCCTCCAGGCCACCGACACCCGGCCGGCGGAGCTGCGCAACCAGGGCGTCCGGCCGCGGGTGTGGTTCGGGGAGCGGTGGATCACGTCGATCTTCGACCTGTTCGAGGAGAACGTGCGCTACTTCCCGGCGCTGCTGCCCGAGACCGGCGACGAGGACCCGTTGGACGTGCTCGGCGCGGGCGGCACGCCGACGTTGAGCGAACTGCGCCTGCACAACGGGACGGTGTGGCGGTGGAACCGGCCGGTGTACGACGTCGTGGACGGCGTGCCGCACCTGCGCGTGGAGAACCGGGTGCTGCCCGCCGGGCCGACCGTGCTGGACATGATGGCCAACGCGGCGTTCTTCTACGGCGCACAGCGGGCGTTGGCGACGCTCGACCGGCCGTTGTGGACGCAGATGTCCTTCCAGGCCGCCGAGGAGAACCTCTATGCGGGTTCACGCCACGGCATGGGCGCGCAGCTGTACTGGCCGGGCATCGGCTGGATCCCGCCGGACGAACTCGTGCTGCGACGGCTGCTCCCGTTGGCGCACGAGGGACTCCGGGCGTGCGGGGTGTCGGACTCGGCGCGTGAGCGCTACCTCGGCGTGATCGAGGCGCGGTGCCTGACCAGGCGCACCGGGTCGCAGTGGCAGCGGGAGACCGTGACGCTGCTGGAAGAGCGCGGCGCGACGCGGGAGCAGGCCCTGTCCGGGATGCTCGCGCGCTACGTCGAACTGATGCACCACGGCGAACCCGTGCACACCTGGCCGGTGGGCTAG
- a CDS encoding superoxide dismutase, protein MGQYVLPDLDYDYGDLEPAIIGEINELHHGKHHAAYVKGANDTLEQIAEARDKDAYGSIVGLETTLAFHLAGHALHQVWWKNLSPNGGDKPVGELAAAVDEHFGSFDKLRAQLTAASGTIQGSGWGVLAWEPVGQRLITQQLKDHHSNLSIATTPLLVFDIWEHAYYLQYRNLKADYIGALWNVVDWNDVSARFEAARAGKNGLQLPQQ, encoded by the coding sequence ATGGGCCAGTACGTGCTGCCGGACCTCGACTACGACTACGGCGACCTCGAACCGGCGATCATCGGCGAGATCAACGAGCTGCACCACGGCAAGCACCACGCGGCGTACGTCAAGGGTGCGAACGACACGCTCGAGCAGATCGCCGAGGCGCGTGACAAGGACGCGTACGGGTCGATCGTCGGCCTGGAGACCACACTGGCGTTCCACCTGGCGGGACACGCCCTGCACCAGGTGTGGTGGAAGAACCTCAGCCCGAACGGCGGCGACAAGCCGGTCGGCGAGCTGGCGGCGGCCGTGGACGAGCACTTCGGCTCGTTCGACAAGCTGCGCGCGCAGCTCACGGCGGCGTCGGGCACGATCCAGGGCTCGGGCTGGGGCGTGCTGGCGTGGGAGCCGGTCGGGCAGCGGCTGATCACCCAGCAGCTCAAGGACCACCACTCCAACCTGTCGATCGCCACCACGCCGCTGCTGGTGTTCGACATCTGGGAGCACGCGTACTACCTGCAGTACCGCAACCTGAAGGCGGACTACATCGGTGCGTTGTGGAACGTCGTGGACTGGAACGACGTGAGCGCGCGCTTCGAGGCGGCGCGGGCCGGCAAGAACGGTCTGCAGCTCCCGCAGCAGTGA
- a CDS encoding ABC transporter ATP-binding protein, with amino-acid sequence MTVAEESWRGVAAEDVEDLEHAVDVKLRARSRRLLGSLLRPHLRVSLLALLIVVAENLANLAGPLLIAAAIDRGVPAAVSGDPGVLAWCVGGYVAVGLFATLMRWTFVRLSGRIGQDLLLDLRERVFRHAQRLSVSFHGRYTSGKVISRMTSDVDSLQDLLEEGLDGFFTSMLSLIGISIVLVVLDVRLALVVLAGFVPLILLIRWFRRRSATAYRGTRGAIAKVIVQFVETMNGIRAVQAFRRESRNERILAALNGRFRDANTEALSVMAAFTSSVRAIGNVSAVVILAWGGYLVAHGELELGVLAAFLLYVRRFYDPFDQVAMFANAYASATAALEKISGLLEERPDVPEPTDPTALPEVRGQVHFDRVGFRYSADTPVVLPTFDLHVPAGQTVAIVGATGAGKSTLAKLVARFYDPTEGAVRLDGVDLRSVADQDLRRAVVMVTQENFLFDGTIADNIALGRPAATRAEIEAAATAVGAHGFVSAMPDGYDTDVNKRGGRLSAGQRQLVAFARALLADPAVLVLDEATSSMDVPTERLVQRALERVLSDRTAIIIAHRLSTVLVADRVLVVDDGRVVEDGTPEELIGDAGRFAALHAAWRDSLV; translated from the coding sequence GTGACCGTCGCCGAGGAGTCCTGGCGCGGGGTCGCCGCCGAGGACGTCGAGGACCTGGAACACGCCGTCGACGTGAAGCTGCGCGCCCGGTCGCGGCGCCTGCTCGGGTCGCTGCTGCGCCCGCACCTGCGGGTGTCGCTGCTGGCACTGCTGATCGTGGTCGCGGAGAACCTGGCCAACCTGGCGGGTCCGCTGCTGATCGCGGCGGCCATCGACCGGGGCGTGCCCGCGGCCGTGTCCGGCGATCCGGGCGTGCTCGCGTGGTGCGTCGGCGGGTACGTGGCCGTCGGCCTGTTCGCCACGCTGATGCGCTGGACGTTCGTCCGGCTCTCCGGCCGGATCGGCCAGGACCTGCTGCTCGACCTGCGGGAACGGGTCTTCCGGCACGCGCAGCGGCTGTCCGTGTCGTTCCACGGCAGGTACACGTCCGGCAAGGTCATCTCCCGGATGACCAGCGACGTCGACTCGTTGCAGGACCTGCTGGAGGAGGGGCTCGACGGGTTCTTCACGTCGATGCTCTCGCTGATCGGCATCTCGATCGTGCTGGTGGTGCTGGACGTGCGGCTCGCCCTGGTCGTGCTGGCCGGTTTCGTGCCGCTGATCCTGCTGATCCGCTGGTTCCGGCGGCGGTCGGCGACCGCCTACCGGGGCACGCGCGGCGCGATCGCCAAGGTGATCGTGCAGTTCGTCGAGACCATGAACGGCATCCGCGCGGTGCAGGCGTTCCGCCGCGAGTCCCGCAACGAGCGCATCCTGGCCGCGCTCAACGGCCGGTTCCGGGACGCGAACACCGAGGCGTTGAGCGTGATGGCCGCGTTCACGTCCTCGGTACGGGCCATCGGCAACGTGTCGGCCGTGGTGATCCTGGCCTGGGGCGGGTACCTGGTCGCGCACGGCGAACTCGAACTCGGCGTGCTGGCCGCGTTCCTGCTGTACGTGCGGCGGTTCTACGACCCGTTCGACCAGGTGGCCATGTTCGCCAACGCCTACGCGTCGGCCACGGCGGCGTTGGAGAAGATCTCCGGTCTGCTGGAGGAACGGCCGGACGTGCCCGAGCCCACCGACCCGACCGCGTTGCCGGAGGTGCGCGGCCAGGTGCACTTCGACCGCGTCGGGTTCCGGTACTCGGCCGACACGCCCGTGGTGCTGCCGACGTTCGACCTGCACGTGCCCGCCGGGCAGACGGTCGCGATCGTGGGCGCGACGGGTGCGGGCAAGTCGACGTTGGCCAAGCTGGTGGCGCGGTTCTACGACCCGACCGAGGGCGCGGTCCGGCTCGACGGCGTGGACCTGCGGTCGGTGGCCGACCAGGACCTGCGGCGTGCGGTGGTCATGGTGACGCAGGAGAACTTCCTGTTCGACGGCACGATCGCGGACAACATCGCGCTCGGGCGGCCGGCCGCGACCCGGGCCGAGATCGAGGCGGCGGCGACGGCCGTCGGCGCGCACGGGTTCGTGTCGGCCATGCCGGACGGCTATGACACCGACGTGAACAAGCGCGGCGGGCGGCTCTCCGCGGGTCAGCGGCAGTTGGTCGCGTTCGCGCGGGCACTGCTGGCCGACCCGGCGGTGCTGGTGCTCGACGAGGCCACGTCCAGCATGGACGTGCCGACCGAGCGGCTGGTGCAGCGGGCGTTGGAACGCGTGCTCAGCGACCGGACGGCGATCATCATCGCGCACCGGCTGTCGACCGTGCTGGTCGCCGACCGGGTGCTCGTGGTCGACGACGGCCGGGTCGTCGAGGACGGCACGCCCGAGGAGCTGATCGGCGACGCCGGGCGGTTCGCCGCGCTGCACGCGGCGTGGCGGGACTCGCTGGTCTAG
- a CDS encoding DUF2537 domain-containing protein: MELRVQDGRAVVAGRDGGDERAVDPHNLPLGAGLADALHEWAKVADAVARADSPSADGAGDLLVTRGRQLATRLAADMRTPVEFTDPVSGVLVLVEPEDAPEPVDEPAEAGTPEVGPAEPTPWATGLTVSVFSGAVMAIMVVTLSEGLGETSRWLALLANVLVVGGIAPSVWLARRVPVWRWVAYGVTAGVLVAWFALILTLLDAAP; this comes from the coding sequence GTGGAACTGCGGGTCCAGGACGGCCGGGCCGTGGTCGCCGGTCGTGACGGCGGCGACGAGCGAGCGGTCGACCCCCACAACCTCCCGCTCGGCGCGGGTCTCGCCGACGCCCTGCACGAGTGGGCCAAGGTCGCCGACGCGGTGGCCCGTGCCGACTCGCCCTCGGCCGACGGCGCGGGCGACCTGCTGGTCACCCGGGGCCGCCAGCTCGCCACCCGGCTGGCCGCCGACATGCGCACGCCGGTCGAGTTCACCGACCCGGTCAGCGGCGTCCTCGTGCTCGTCGAACCCGAGGACGCCCCGGAGCCGGTGGACGAGCCCGCCGAGGCAGGCACCCCCGAGGTCGGCCCTGCGGAGCCGACCCCGTGGGCGACGGGTCTGACCGTGAGCGTGTTCTCCGGCGCCGTCATGGCGATCATGGTCGTCACGCTCTCCGAGGGCCTCGGCGAGACCAGCCGCTGGCTCGCCCTGCTGGCGAACGTGCTCGTCGTCGGCGGCATCGCGCCGTCGGTGTGGCTGGCCCGCCGGGTCCCGGTGTGGCGGTGGGTCGCCTACGGCGTCACCGCCGGTGTGCTCGTGGCCTGGTTCGCCCTGATCCTGACCCTGCTCGACGCGGCGCCTTAG